The proteins below come from a single Asterias rubens chromosome 9, eAstRub1.3, whole genome shotgun sequence genomic window:
- the LOC117294568 gene encoding serine/arginine-rich splicing factor 10-like isoform X1 yields the protein MSRRGSRPPNTSLYVRNIPDNARPDDVRQLFSKYGPVTDVYVPLDHYTREPRGFCYVQFEYVRDAEDAMYALDRYRFLNRELDIQFAEGDRKTPNQMRGRDMRRGGRRRSRSRSPYDRRSRSRSPYNRRRSRSRSPYRSRRSFSRSHSRSRTPEKRRKRRSYSRSHSRSRSRSRSRSRSRTR from the exons ATGTCAAGACGTGGAAGTAGACCTCCAAATACTTCGCTTTATGTGCGAAATATTCCAGACAATGCGAG GCCAGATGACGTTCGCCAACTTTTTTCAAAGTATGGTCCCGTAACCGACGTATATGTTCCACTGGATCACTACACACGAGAGCCAAGGGGCTTTTGTTATGTACA ATTTGAATATGTACGTGATGCAGAGGATGCTATGTATGCCTTGGATCGTTATCGATTCCTCAACCGAGAGCTGGACATCCAGTTTGCAGAGGGAGACCGAAAAA CACCAAACCAAATGAGGGGAAGGGATATGAGGCGTGGTGGTCGCCGTCGCTCCCGTAGCCGTAGTCCTTACGATCGACGTTCACGCAGTCGTAGTCCGTATAATAGACGGCGATCAAGAAGTCGAAGTCCGTACCGTAGCCGACGATCCTTCAGTAGGAGTCACTCTCGTAGTCGCACACCGGAAAA GAGGAGGAAGAGACGCTCTTACAGCAGGTCCCATTCTCGATCCCGTTCTCGTTCGCGATCACGATCCAG AAGCAGAACCCGCTGA
- the LOC117294568 gene encoding serine/arginine-rich splicing factor 10-like isoform X2, whose translation MLAFKNSSRRDRSRQSQDKKEIVTTKLKFIQEISQVKSSSRLSTFEYVRDAEDAMYALDRYRFLNRELDIQFAEGDRKTPNQMRGRDMRRGGRRRSRSRSPYDRRSRSRSPYNRRRSRSRSPYRSRRSFSRSHSRSRTPEKRRKRRSYSRSHSRSRSRSRSRSRSRTR comes from the exons ATGTTGGCTTTCAAGAATAGTTCAAGACGGGACCGTTCAAGACAAAGTCAagacaaaaaagaaattgttacgACCAAGCTCAAATTCATTCAAGAAAtcagtcaagtcaagtcaagctCAAGATTGAG CACATTTGAATATGTACGTGATGCAGAGGATGCTATGTATGCCTTGGATCGTTATCGATTCCTCAACCGAGAGCTGGACATCCAGTTTGCAGAGGGAGACCGAAAAA CACCAAACCAAATGAGGGGAAGGGATATGAGGCGTGGTGGTCGCCGTCGCTCCCGTAGCCGTAGTCCTTACGATCGACGTTCACGCAGTCGTAGTCCGTATAATAGACGGCGATCAAGAAGTCGAAGTCCGTACCGTAGCCGACGATCCTTCAGTAGGAGTCACTCTCGTAGTCGCACACCGGAAAA GAGGAGGAAGAGACGCTCTTACAGCAGGTCCCATTCTCGATCCCGTTCTCGTTCGCGATCACGATCCAG AAGCAGAACCCGCTGA